One genomic region from uncultured Subdoligranulum sp. encodes:
- a CDS encoding JAB domain-containing protein, producing the protein MDQNKERPLHENHRARMKARVERDGLESLAEHEALEYLLFLAIPRKDTNELAHRLIQHFGDFCKVMEASPEELKQVPGIGEKSARLISTVTAFGRYYALKKRKHRVTLNHTDAAVEYVKPLFLGLQNELLYLILLDDKCYPVRDLRIAEGVPNRVHIDTRKLLRDVARTDATCGILAHNHPTGLPVPSEADVIATMGIMRALQPLGVSVIDHIIVAGEDACSMRARGCLPEYRGDGDILNAASK; encoded by the coding sequence ATGGACCAAAACAAAGAACGTCCGTTGCATGAGAACCATCGGGCCCGGATGAAGGCCCGGGTGGAGCGGGACGGACTGGAGAGTTTGGCCGAACATGAGGCACTGGAATATCTGCTGTTTCTGGCGATACCGCGGAAAGATACCAATGAATTGGCTCACCGGCTGATTCAGCATTTTGGCGATTTCTGTAAAGTGATGGAAGCTTCTCCTGAAGAACTGAAACAGGTTCCGGGCATCGGAGAGAAAAGCGCACGGCTCATTTCCACCGTGACGGCATTCGGTCGGTATTATGCCCTGAAAAAGAGAAAGCACCGGGTGACACTCAACCATACGGATGCCGCGGTGGAATATGTGAAGCCGCTGTTTCTGGGACTTCAGAATGAACTTCTGTATCTGATTTTGCTGGATGACAAATGCTACCCGGTCCGTGACCTGCGCATTGCGGAAGGCGTACCCAATCGCGTGCACATCGATACGCGCAAACTTCTGCGGGATGTGGCGCGAACGGATGCCACTTGCGGTATCCTGGCCCACAATCACCCCACTGGTTTGCCGGTGCCCAGTGAGGCGGATGTGATTGCCACCATGGGGATCATGAGGGCATTGCAACCGCTGGGAGTCAGTGTGATTGATCATATTATTGTGGCGGGGGAGGATGCCTGTTCCATGCGGGCACGTGGATGTCTGCCGGAATATCGCGGAGACGGCGACATTCTGAACGCTGCCAGCAAATGA